From Micromonospora echinospora:
GAGGGTGTGCACGCTCGCCGCGAGCGAGCTGGACGGGCTCAGCAGCCAGAAGACGACGGCGTTCGTGGCCAGGTTGACCGCCAGCTTGACCAGCACACCGCTGGCGAGCAGCACCACCGCCCAGAGCACTGTCAGCGGCGTCCAGGCCAGGTCGAGGTTGACGGCCGCGGTACCGAGCAGCGCCGCGCCGAACCCGACGTTGCCGAGACCGTTGAACCCGACCGCGTTGCCGGTGACCTGGAGCACCACCGGATACGGCCGGACCAGCAGGTAGTCCAGCAGGCCGAGGTTGACCAGGCCGCCGAGGTGCCAGGTCCCCTCGAACAGCAGGGAGCCGACCCCCTCGGCGAGCATCACCATGGCGCAGACGTACAGCACCTCCCAGCGGGTCCACCCGCCGAGCGCCGTCACCTGCCGGAAAACCATGACCACGAAGATCAGCCCGGCCAGTTGACCGAGCACTGTCGCCCCGATCGTCAGGAGGGCGTCGGCCCGGTACTCCAGCACCGCCCGCAGATGCGCGCCGAGCAGCCGCCGGTAGATGCGTGCCTCGTGCATCATCGGCCGGTCACCCGCCGTGCGCCGTGAGCCGGCGAACGCCCGCGGACCACAGCAGCCGGGCCGCGCCCCACAACACCACGACCCAGAGCAGCTGTACGCCGATCAGCGTCACCGCCTCGGCGCCGCGTACCTGCCCCAGGTAGATCAGCGCCGGAGTGGAGACGATGCCGGGGAACGGCGACAGCTGGCACACGACCTGGAGCCAGCCCGGGAACAACGCGATCGGGACCAGCGCCCCGGAGAGGATGTTGGTGATCGCCACCCGCGACATGCTCAACCCGTGGAAGTTGCCGGTCCAGAAGCACAGCAACCCGACGAGGTAGACCAGGCCGAACTTCAGCGGCACCACCGCCAGCAGGCTGAGCAGGAACAACGCGGCCTGGCCGGCGCCGGGCAGCGCGGCGCCGCCGAACGCCACCACCAGCGTCGCCGCCATCACCCCCACCGTCAGCACCTCACCGACGACGTATCCGAGCGACAGCGCGAAACGGGAGAGCTGGTAGTCGACCGGCCGGACCAGGTCGAGCGCCACAGTGCCGTGCAGCACCGGGCCGGCGATCTGCGCGTCGGTGAAGCTCGACAGCAGCGCCCCGGTCAGGAACGCCACCACCAGGTAGCCCTTCATCTGCTCCCAGGACAGGCCGCCGACCTCGCCGCCGGACGCGCCGGCGAAGACTGCCTGCCACACCGCGAACAGCGCCACGGTCTGCACCACGACCCCGGTCAGCTGAAGGAGGAACTCACCCCGGTAGATCAGCAGCGTCGACCAGGACATCCGCGCCAGCGTCAGGTAGGCCCTCATGCCGGCGCCGACATGCTCAACTCGCCGGCGTACGCCCGGCGCACGACGTCCTCGATGGACGGCTCGTCGATCCTGATGTCCAGCACCGGCGCCTGACGGGCGACCACCGACACGATCTCGCCGGCGCCGTACGCGCCGTGGTCGAACGTGACGGCGATCTGCCGCGCCGCGCCGTCGCGGACCAGCCGGACGCCCGGCAGTTCCGCCCCGAGGTCGCCGTGCCAGTCGGCGCCGAGCGTCAGGTGCACGGTCCGCTGGTCGGCGACCAGCCGCCGGACGGCGTCGATCGAACCGTCGAAGATGATCCGGCCCCCGTCGATGATCACGAGGCGGCGGCAGACCTGCTCGATGTCGCCGATGTCGTGCGTGGTCATCAGCACCGTGGTCCCGTTCGCGCGCTGGGCCCGCAGGAAGTCCCGGACCGCCTGCCGGGCGATGATGTCCAGCCCGATGGTCGGCTCGTCGAGGAACACCACAGGCGGTGAGTGCAGCAGCGCGGCGGCCAGGTCGGCCCGCATCCGCTGGCCGAGCGACAGTTGCCGGGCGACCACCGGCAGCAGCTGGCCGAGACCGAGCAGCGCGTCGAACTCCTCCAGCCGTGCCGCGTACCGGGCCCGTGGGATGCGGTGGATGTCGCGCAGCAGGGCCAGCGAGTCACGGACCTGAAGGTCCCACCAGAGCTGGCTGCGCTGGCCGAACAGCACGCCGATGTTGCGGGCGTTGGCGTGCCGGTTGCGGTGCGGATCGAGGCCGCAGACGCGTACCTGCCCGGCGGTGGGGTGCAGGATGCCGGTGAGCAGCTTGACTGTCGTCGACTTCCCGGCGCCGTTCGGCCCGACGTACGCGACCGCCTCACCGGAGGAGATCGACAGGTCGACACCGTCCACGGCGACGTGCTCGGCGTGCCGGGGCCGTACGAGATGGCGCAGCGAGCCGCGCAGGCCCGGCTGCTTGTCGGCGATCCGGAACCGCTTGGTCAGACCCCTGGCCTCGATCACAGGCATCGGCGCTGCCGTTCCGGGTCAGCCGGCGGCGACGGCGGCGCGGTGGTGCGGGCGCAGCCGCAGCACCGGACCGAGCCCGTCGATCTCGGTGAGGGTGGTCTCGAACGCGGCACCCAGGACCCGGCCGAGGTACCCGAGGCTGGCCGGATCCGGGTCGAACCGCGCGGAGAGGTCCGTGCCGGTGGAGACCAGGTGCACCTCCGTGGCGAGACCACCCGCGACGTTGACGAACTGGCACAGGTCCTCCCAGTAGAGGTACCTCCAGAAGTCGACGCTGACCACGGCGTCCAGGCTGTCCGGGGCGATCGGTGGCCTGATCCCGACCAGGTGGAAGTTGGTCGGGCCCGCCGGCGCCCCGTAGTCGTAGGTGAGCGCGCCTTCGGGAAGCCCGGCCGCGGCGCTGCCGGTGCCGACCCACAGCACCCGGTCGCCCGGCAGGCGATCGCCGAGCCGCTCGACGGCCGGACCGATCCGGCACCAGGAGCGGCGTACGCACTCGTCCATCGCCCGGCGGTAGTGCACCACCCGCTCGGCCGCGCGGGCGACGTCCACCGGCCCGGCGAACTCCCACTCCACGACCGGGTACTTCAGCGCGACCCGGTCGAGGTTGTCCATGAAGTCGTTCCAGTTCTGGATGACGTTGCGGTGGTGCGGCAGGTGGTAGACGGCGGCCAGGTCGTCGTAGGCGAAGTTGCGGTCGAGCACGCCGAGGTGCGCGTGCACCCGGTAGAACAGCTCCATGTCCTCCAGGCCCCAGCGCAGCCCGAAGCCCTCGTCGAAGCCGCCGACCGCCTCGAACACGTCCCGGCGTACCGACGCGTTGTGGGTGAAGCAGAACAGCCAGCCGGCCAGCAGCCACTCGTCGCCCGACGGCCCCTCCTCGGTCCCGAACCGCATGTCGCCGCCGCCGCGTCCGCGTAGCCGGGGAACGGGCATCGTCGACTCGTCGGCCAGCGCCGCGTGAACGTGCTCGATGCCGGTCTCGTCGCGCCGGCCCATCAGCACCGCGGGCGCGGACGGGTCGCGGTGGTGGTCGAGGTGGCGGCGCAGCAGGTCAGGCGTGGCGTACGAGTCGGCGTCGAGGAACAGCAGCAGCGGCGAGGTCGCACGCCGCGCGCCTTCGTTGCGGGCTGCCGCCCGGCCGCCGCGCTCGGGCAGTTCGACGAAGTGCAGGCGCAGCCCTTTGCCCGCGTCGGCGATGCCGGAGTACTGGCTGCCGTCCCCACCGTCGCGGACCACGATGACCTCGAAGCGGTCCGGGGCCAGCGTCTGGCGTCGGAGCGACCGCAGGGTGAGCTCCAGACAGGGAGCGTCCGCGTGCGTGGGGATCACCACGCTCAGCTCGGCGGCTCGATCGGGCTCAACGCTCATCTGACGTACCTCTCCACTTGTCCCACGAGCCGGACCACCGGCCGCTGACGATGGGACGGAGCCGCCGGCGATAGCCGGCGGCTCCGCGATGATCAGTGGCAGTTGACGCAGCACCACTGGATCGGCCGGCCCTGGCACGCGGCGCCGCCGCAGGAGCCCTTGCCCATGGCAGACGGGTCGGTCAGCGTGATCCCGCCGGCCGTCGGCATGGCGTAGAGCCCCGCCGACGCCTCGTCACCGGCGCCCGACCAGGAGACCGCCGTGGTGTCCAGGTCGGACAGGTCGATCGACAAGTTCCTGCTTTCACCCATCGATTCATCCTCTTTTCGGATCGATGTGGACAGTGGAACGAAGCGTAGGCCGGTCCTGACGGGATTGGCACCGCGCTGATGTAACAGGGAGATAAAGCGAGGCGGAACCGTCAATTCGCGCAGGTGACGGCCGGTCGGGAACGGAAAGGTCCCGGGCGGTGACGCGGCGTAGTTCCGGATCCACTATTCGAGAAGCCCCAGCTCGGGCGGGGTGGAGCGATGAATCGCTGCATCAATTGCCCCCTTTTTTGATCGTGTGAAGTCGATGTAACAAGAAGATAAAGTGGGGGAGTGGCGTCTATGAATGCGGGTGACCCTCTATTGTGAAGTGACCTGCCTATTCCGTCGAGTCCGGCTATGAAATGCCGGGACGGGTGAGCCCGATCGTCGCAGGGCGCCCGAACGTGACACCCGGCCCCACGGGGGCGGATTTCGGTTACCGTCCGAACGGGTGGATTGACGAGGCGTACGACGGGGCATCACCGGCGTGCGCATCGGACCGCCCCCTGTCCGCTGCGCTCACGATCATGGGCCGAAGGAGCGACATGCAGGTCTGGCCGGGCGAGAGCTACCCCCTCGGCGCCACGTACGACGGGATGGGGACCAACTTCGCGATCTTCTCCGAGATGGCGGAGAAGGTCGAGCTCTGCCTGTTCGACGAGTGGGACATCGGCACCGAGCGCCGGGTGGAGCTGCGCGAGGTCGACGCGTACGTCTGGCACGCCTACATCCCCGGCATCGAGCCCGGCCAGCGGTACGGCTACCGGGTGCACGGCCCGTGGGACCCGGCGAACGGGCTGCGCTGCAACCCGCACAAGCTGCTGCTCGACCCGTACGCGAAGGCGGTCGACGGGGAGGTCACCTGGCACCCGTCGGTCTACGACTACGAGGTCGGCGGCGACCTGGACCGGATGAACACCGAGGACTCGGCGCCGTACATGCCGAAGTCGGTGGTGGTGAACCCGTACTTCGACTGGGGCAACGACCGCCCGCCGCGCACCCCGTACCACCACTCGGTGATCTACGAGGCGCACGTGCGCGGGCTGACCATGCGCCACCCCGGCATCCCGGAGGAGCTGCGCGGCACGTACGCGGCGATCGCCTCGCCGGTGATGATCGAGCACTTCAAGCGGCTCGGCGTGACGGCGGTGGAGCTGATGCCGGTGCACGAGTTCGTGCACGACCACCGCCTGGCCGACCTGGGGTTGCGCAACTACTGGGGCTACAACTCCATCGGCTTCTTCGCCCCGCACCACGGCTACTCCGCGCTGGGCCGCCTGGGCCAGCAGGTGCAGGAGTTCCGGGGCATGGTCAAGGCGCTGCACGCCGCCGGCATCGAGGTCATCCTCGACGTGGTCTACAACCACACCGCCGAGGGCAACCACCTCGGGCCGTCGCTGAGCTTCAAGGGCATCGACACGCCGAGCTACTACCGGCTCTCCGAGGAGGACAGGCGCTACTTCGTCGACTACACCGGCACCGGCAACAGCCTCAACGTCCGCAGCCCGCACTCACTCCAGCTGATCATGGATTCGCTGCGCTACTGGGTCACCGAGATGCACGTCGACGGCTTCCGGTTCGACCTGGCGGCGACGCTGGCCCGCGAGTTCTACGAGGTGGACCGCCTGTCCACGTTCTTCGAGGTGGTGCAGCAGGACCCGGTCGTGGGCCGGGTGAAGCTCATCGCCGAGCCGTGGGACGTCGGCCCCGGCGGCTACCAGGTCGGCAACTTCCCGCCGCAGTGGACCGAGTGGAACGGCAAGTACCGCGACACCGTACGCGACTTCTGGCGCGGCGAGCCGGCCACGCTCGCCGAGTTCGCCTCCCGCATCTCCGGCTCCGCCGACCTCTACCAGGACGACGGCCGCCGCCCGTTCCACAGCATCAACTTCGTCACCTGCCACGACGGGTTCACGCTCACCGACCTGGTCTCCTACAACGACAAGCACAACGACGCAAACGGCGAGGACAACCGGGACGGGGAGAGCCACAACCGCTCCTGGAACTGCGGCGTCGAGGGGGAGACCGACGACCCGGGCGTACGCGCGCTGCGGGCCCGGCAGCGGCGCAACTTCCTGGCCACGCTGATGCTGTCCCAGGGCGTGCCGATGCTCGGCCACGGCGACGAGCTGGGCCGCACCCAGCGCGGCAACAACAACGCCTACTGCCAGGACAGCGAACTCGCCTGGGTCGACTGGGACCGGGCCGACGACGAGCTGCTGGAGTTCGTCCGCCGGCTCACCGACTTCCGCAACCGGCACCAGGTGTTCCGCCGCCGCCGGTTCTTCACCGGCCTGCCGGTGGGCGGCCGGGCCGCCGGCTCCGGGCTGCCGGACCTGGCCTGGTACACCCCGGACGGCCGGGAGATGACCGGCGAGGACTGGGGCAACGACTTCGGCCGCTCGGTGGCCCTGTTCGTCAACGGCGACGGCATCGGGGAACGCGGCCAGTACGGCCAGCGCCACCGGGACGACTCGTTCCTGCTGCTGTTCAACGCGCACGACGCGCCGCTGGACTTCACGCTGCCCGGCGAGGAGTTCGGCAGCCGGTGGGAGCTGGTGATCAGCACCGCGGAACCCGACCCGGAGAAGACGACACTGGTCGAGGCGGGCGGCACGGTCTGCGTACCGGACCGCTCGCTGCTGGTCCTGGAGAGGACGGCCTGACCCATGCCCGCCACCCCCCGCTCGACCTACCGGGTCCAGGTGCGGCCCGGCTTCGACCTGGACGTCACGGCCGAGCTGGCGGGCTACCTCGCCGCGCTCGGCGTCACCCACCTCTACACCGCGCCCCTGCTCACCGCCACGCCCGGCTCCGCGCACGGCTACGACGTGGTCGACCACCGCGCGGTCAACCCGCAGCTCGGCGGTGAGGCCGCCCGGGCGCGTCTGGTCCGGGCGCTGCGCGCGGCCCGGCTGGGCCTGGTCGTGGACATCGTGCCCAACCACGCCGGCATCGCCCGGCCCGAGGCCAACCCGGCCTGGTGGGACGTGCTGCGGCGGGGACGCGAGTCGGCGTACGCGCGCTGGTTCGACATCGACTGGGACCGGGGGCGGCTGCTGCTGCCGGTGCTCGCCGACACCGCGGGCGCGCTGGACGACCTGAAGCTCGTAGACGGGGAGCTGCGCTACCACGAGCACCGCTTCCCGGTCGCCGACGGCACCGGCGACGGGACGCCCCGCCAGGTGCACGACCGGCAGCACTACGAGCTGGTGAACTGGCGGCGCGGCGACGCCGAGCTGACGTACCGCCGGTTCTTTGCCGTCTCCGACCTGGCCGGCCTGCGGGTGGAGGACCCGGAGGTGTTCGACGCCACCCACGCGGAGATCCTGCGCTGGGTCGACGCGGGTGAGGTCGACGGCATCCGGGTCGACCACCCGGACGGGCTGCGCGACCCGGCCGGCTACCTGACCCGGTTGCGCGCCGCCGCGCCGGAGCGCTGGCTCGTGGTGGAGAAGATCCTGGAGTACGGCGAGGACCTGCCGGACTGGCCGGTCGACGGCACCACCGGCTACGACGCGCTGGCCGCCGTGTCCGGGCTGTTCGTCGACCCGGACGCCGAGGCGGACTTCACCGCGCTGGACGGCCGGCTCACCGGGCGGCACACGTCCTGGGAGGACCTGACGCACGCCACCAAGCTGGAGGCCGCCACCCGGCTGCTCGCCGCCGAGCTGACCCGGCTGTCCGCGCTCGTGCCCGAGCTGCCCGGCGAGCAGGTCCGCGCCGCCCTGGCCGAGCTGGCCGCCTGCTTCCCGGTCTACCGCGGCTACCCGCCCTCCGGCGCCCGGCACCTGGCCGCCGCCCGCAGCGAGGCCGGTCGCCGCCGTCCCGACCTGACCGGCGTGCTCGACCAGGTCACCGCGAGGCTGCGCGATCCCGGCCACGAGCTGGCCGCCCGGTTCCCGCAGCTGACCGGCGCGGTGATGGCCAAGGGCGTGGAGGACACCGCGTACTACCGGTGGAGCCGGTTCGTCGCGCTCAACGAGGTCGGCGGCAGCCCGGCCCACTTCGGCGTACCAGCGGCCGAGCTGCACCGCTTCGCCGCCGCCCGGCAGGTGCGCTGGCCGGCGAGCATGACCACGCTGTCCACCCACGACACCAAGCGCGGCGAGGACGTCCGCGCCCGGCTCGCGGTGCTGTCCGAGCTGCCGGGCCGCTGGGCCGAGCGGGTCGCCGACTGGATGTCGCGCGCGCCGCTGGCCGACCCCGCGCTGGCCCACCTGCTCTGGCAGACCGCCGTCGGGGCCTGGCCGATCGAACGGGAGAGACTGCACGGGTACGCCGAGAAGGCCGCCCGGGAGGCGTCGGTCGCCACCAGCTGGGCCGACCCGGATCCGACCTTCGAGCACGAGCTGCGCGCCCTGGTCGACCGGATGTACGACGACCCGGAACTGCACGCCCAGATCACCGCGTTCGCCGCCGAGATCACCCCGCCCGGCTGGTCCAACGCGCTCGGGCAGAAGCTGGTCCAGCTCGCCATGCCTGGCGTGCCCGACGTCTACCAGGGCACCGAGCTGTGGGAGAACTCGCTCGTCGACCCGGACAACCGGCGGCCTGTCGACTTCGCCGTACGCCGGGACCTGCTGGCCCGGCTCGACGCCGGCCGGCGGCCCGCGGTGGCCGGCGACGGCGCGGCCAAGCTGCTCGTGGTGTCCCGGACGCTGCGGTTGCGCCGCGACCGCCCGGACCTGTTCGGCGGCTACCGGCCGGTGCCGGCGCGCGGCCCGGCCGCCGCGCACGCGGTGGCCTTCGACAGGGGTGGCGCGGTGGCGGTGGCGACCCGGCTGCCGCTGCGGCTGGCCCGCTCCGGCGGCTGGCGGGACACGGCCCTGTCACTTCCCGTTCACGAGCGCACCGACTTGTTCACCGGACGGGTCTACAGTGGTTCTGAGCTGCTCCTCGATGATCTGCTGAGCACCTATCCCGTCGCCCTCCTCGCACCCACCGACTCTGTGGAGGCCGCCGCATGACCGAGTTCACGGTGTGGGCGCCCGAGGCCGCCCGGGTGCGGCTGCGCCTGCCCGGCGCCGCCGACCACGCGATGCGTCAGGGCCCGGACGGCTGGTGGCGGGTCGAGGTGCCCGGCACCGGGCCGGGCACCGACTACGCGTTCCTGCTCGACGACGACGAGCAGGCCCTGCCCGACCCCCGCTCGGCCTGGCAGCCGGCCGGGGTGCACGGGGCCAGCCGGCTCTACGACCACGCCGCGTTCGGCTGGACCGACTCCGCGTGGACCGGCCGGCAGCTGCCCGGCAGCGTGCTGTACGAGCTGCACATCGGCACGTTCACCCCGGAAGGCACGTTCGACGCGGCGATCGCCCGGCTCGACCACCTCGTCGACCTCGGCGTGGACATGGTCGAGCTGCTGCCTGTGAACGCGTTCAACGGCGAGTACAACTGGGGCTACGACGGCGTCTGCTGGTTCGCCCCGCACGAGCCGTACGGCGGCCCGGACGGCCTGAAACGGTTCGTCGACGCCGCCCACGCCAAGGGCCTGGGGGTGATCCTCGACGTCGTCTACAACCATTTCGGGCCCTCCGGGGCCTACGCGCCGCGGTTCGCGCCGTACCTCACCGAGCAGAGCAACACCTGGGGCCGCACCGTCAACCTGGACGGCCCGCACTCCGACGGGGTGCGCCGCTACATCGCCGACAGCGTGCTGGGCTGGCTGCGTGACTACCACGTCGACGGGCTGCGGCTGGACGCCGTGCACGCCATGCCGGACGGCCGGGCCGTGCACTGGCTGGAGGAGGTCGCCGCCGAGGTGGAGGCGCTGTCCACGCACCTCGGCCGGCCGCTGTCGCTGATCGCCGAGAGCGACCTCAACGACCCACGCCTGATCACACCGCGGGAGGCGGGCGGGTACGGCCTGCACGCGCAGTGGAACGACGACGCCCACCACGCGCTGCACACGCTGCTCACCGGCGAACGGCAGGGCTACTACGGCGACTTCGGCTCGCTGGAGTGCCTCACCGACGTGCTGACCGGCGGGTTCTTCCACGCCGGCACCTGGTCCAGCTTCCGCGGCCGCAGCCACGGCCGTCCGGTCGACAGGCAGCGCACGCCCGGCCACCGCTTCGTGGCGTACCTGCAGAACCACGACCAGATCGGCAACCGGGCCACCGGCGACCGGATCTCCGCCACGCTGTCGCCCGGGCTGCTGCGCGTCGGCGCGACGCTGCTGATGACAGCGCCGTTCACGCCGATGCTGTTCATGGGGGAGGAGTGGGCGGCCACCACGCCGTGGCAGTTCTTCACCAGCCATCCCGAGCCGGAACTGGCGACGGCTGTCGCCACCGGCCGCCGGCGGGAGTTCGCCGGCCACGGGTGGGCCACCGACGACGTGCCCGACCCGCAGGACCCGCAGACGTTCCTGCGGTCCCGGCTGGACTGGGCCGAGCTGGACAAGCCGGAGCACCGCGAGACGTACGACCTCTACCGGCGGCTGATCGAGCTGCGCCGCTCGCGGGCCGACCTGTCCGACCCCCGGCTGGACCGGGTCGACGTCCGCCACGGCGACCGGTTCCTGGTGATGCGGCGCGGCGACACGCTCGTGGTGGCGAACCTGGCCGACCGGGCGCAGCGGATAAACCTGCCCGGGGTGGTACGCCGGGTGCTGCTCGCCACGTCCGAGGGCGTCACGGTGATGCGCGACGGCATCGAGCTGCCGCCGGAGTCGGCGGCGATCGCGGCGCTCTGACCGCTCACCGGTGAAGTTTGCGCCGTACCGCCTCGGCGTCGGCGTGACCGAGCTCCTCGTACAGCGCGAGTGACCGCCGCCAGGCGTCCCGGGCGGCGTCCGCCCGCCCGGCCGCGGCCCACGTGTCGCCGAGGTGGTCCAGCACGATGCCTTCGGCGTGCCGGTCACCGATCTCGGCGAACAGGGCGAGGGCCTGCTGGAAGCAGTCGACGGCCTGCTCGTACTCGCCCAGGTGGTGGTGGGCGAAGCCGATGCTGTCCCATGTGTTCGCCTGCCCGTACGCGCTCCCGGCCTGCTCGGACAGGGCGAGCGCGCGGCGGCAGAAGGTGATCGCGTCGTGGTGCTCGCCGAGTTGCGAGTGGTACCAGCCGATCGCGTTGAGCGCGACCGCCTGCTTGAGCGGGCTCCCGACCCGTTCGTAAAGGGCGAGGCTCTGCCGCGCGTGCGGCAGAGCCTCCCGGGGCTGCCGCTGCCGGTCGTGCAGCATGCTGAGGTCGAAGTGGG
This genomic window contains:
- a CDS encoding ABC transporter permease; the encoded protein is MMHEARIYRRLLGAHLRAVLEYRADALLTIGATVLGQLAGLIFVVMVFRQVTALGGWTRWEVLYVCAMVMLAEGVGSLLFEGTWHLGGLVNLGLLDYLLVRPYPVVLQVTGNAVGFNGLGNVGFGAALLGTAAVNLDLAWTPLTVLWAVVLLASGVLVKLAVNLATNAVVFWLLSPSSSLAASVHTLGDLARYPLTLYGTGLRSLLTLVPVAFVGYFPTAALLDKGTSTTAGALTPVVAAACAAGAWAVFRAGLRRYESAGS
- a CDS encoding ABC transporter permease, which produces MRAYLTLARMSWSTLLIYRGEFLLQLTGVVVQTVALFAVWQAVFAGASGGEVGGLSWEQMKGYLVVAFLTGALLSSFTDAQIAGPVLHGTVALDLVRPVDYQLSRFALSLGYVVGEVLTVGVMAATLVVAFGGAALPGAGQAALFLLSLLAVVPLKFGLVYLVGLLCFWTGNFHGLSMSRVAITNILSGALVPIALFPGWLQVVCQLSPFPGIVSTPALIYLGQVRGAEAVTLIGVQLLWVVVLWGAARLLWSAGVRRLTAHGG
- a CDS encoding ABC transporter ATP-binding protein, translated to MPVIEARGLTKRFRIADKQPGLRGSLRHLVRPRHAEHVAVDGVDLSISSGEAVAYVGPNGAGKSTTVKLLTGILHPTAGQVRVCGLDPHRNRHANARNIGVLFGQRSQLWWDLQVRDSLALLRDIHRIPRARYAARLEEFDALLGLGQLLPVVARQLSLGQRMRADLAAALLHSPPVVFLDEPTIGLDIIARQAVRDFLRAQRANGTTVLMTTHDIGDIEQVCRRLVIIDGGRIIFDGSIDAVRRLVADQRTVHLTLGADWHGDLGAELPGVRLVRDGAARQIAVTFDHGAYGAGEIVSVVARQAPVLDIRIDEPSIEDVVRRAYAGELSMSAPA
- a CDS encoding glycosyltransferase family 2 protein is translated as MSVEPDRAAELSVVIPTHADAPCLELTLRSLRRQTLAPDRFEVIVVRDGGDGSQYSGIADAGKGLRLHFVELPERGGRAAARNEGARRATSPLLLFLDADSYATPDLLRRHLDHHRDPSAPAVLMGRRDETGIEHVHAALADESTMPVPRLRGRGGGDMRFGTEEGPSGDEWLLAGWLFCFTHNASVRRDVFEAVGGFDEGFGLRWGLEDMELFYRVHAHLGVLDRNFAYDDLAAVYHLPHHRNVIQNWNDFMDNLDRVALKYPVVEWEFAGPVDVARAAERVVHYRRAMDECVRRSWCRIGPAVERLGDRLPGDRVLWVGTGSAAAGLPEGALTYDYGAPAGPTNFHLVGIRPPIAPDSLDAVVSVDFWRYLYWEDLCQFVNVAGGLATEVHLVSTGTDLSARFDPDPASLGYLGRVLGAAFETTLTEIDGLGPVLRLRPHHRAAVAAG
- the glgX gene encoding glycogen debranching protein GlgX, with the translated sequence MQVWPGESYPLGATYDGMGTNFAIFSEMAEKVELCLFDEWDIGTERRVELREVDAYVWHAYIPGIEPGQRYGYRVHGPWDPANGLRCNPHKLLLDPYAKAVDGEVTWHPSVYDYEVGGDLDRMNTEDSAPYMPKSVVVNPYFDWGNDRPPRTPYHHSVIYEAHVRGLTMRHPGIPEELRGTYAAIASPVMIEHFKRLGVTAVELMPVHEFVHDHRLADLGLRNYWGYNSIGFFAPHHGYSALGRLGQQVQEFRGMVKALHAAGIEVILDVVYNHTAEGNHLGPSLSFKGIDTPSYYRLSEEDRRYFVDYTGTGNSLNVRSPHSLQLIMDSLRYWVTEMHVDGFRFDLAATLAREFYEVDRLSTFFEVVQQDPVVGRVKLIAEPWDVGPGGYQVGNFPPQWTEWNGKYRDTVRDFWRGEPATLAEFASRISGSADLYQDDGRRPFHSINFVTCHDGFTLTDLVSYNDKHNDANGEDNRDGESHNRSWNCGVEGETDDPGVRALRARQRRNFLATLMLSQGVPMLGHGDELGRTQRGNNNAYCQDSELAWVDWDRADDELLEFVRRLTDFRNRHQVFRRRRFFTGLPVGGRAAGSGLPDLAWYTPDGREMTGEDWGNDFGRSVALFVNGDGIGERGQYGQRHRDDSFLLLFNAHDAPLDFTLPGEEFGSRWELVISTAEPDPEKTTLVEAGGTVCVPDRSLLVLERTA
- the treY gene encoding malto-oligosyltrehalose synthase: MPATPRSTYRVQVRPGFDLDVTAELAGYLAALGVTHLYTAPLLTATPGSAHGYDVVDHRAVNPQLGGEAARARLVRALRAARLGLVVDIVPNHAGIARPEANPAWWDVLRRGRESAYARWFDIDWDRGRLLLPVLADTAGALDDLKLVDGELRYHEHRFPVADGTGDGTPRQVHDRQHYELVNWRRGDAELTYRRFFAVSDLAGLRVEDPEVFDATHAEILRWVDAGEVDGIRVDHPDGLRDPAGYLTRLRAAAPERWLVVEKILEYGEDLPDWPVDGTTGYDALAAVSGLFVDPDAEADFTALDGRLTGRHTSWEDLTHATKLEAATRLLAAELTRLSALVPELPGEQVRAALAELAACFPVYRGYPPSGARHLAAARSEAGRRRPDLTGVLDQVTARLRDPGHELAARFPQLTGAVMAKGVEDTAYYRWSRFVALNEVGGSPAHFGVPAAELHRFAAARQVRWPASMTTLSTHDTKRGEDVRARLAVLSELPGRWAERVADWMSRAPLADPALAHLLWQTAVGAWPIERERLHGYAEKAAREASVATSWADPDPTFEHELRALVDRMYDDPELHAQITAFAAEITPPGWSNALGQKLVQLAMPGVPDVYQGTELWENSLVDPDNRRPVDFAVRRDLLARLDAGRRPAVAGDGAAKLLVVSRTLRLRRDRPDLFGGYRPVPARGPAAAHAVAFDRGGAVAVATRLPLRLARSGGWRDTALSLPVHERTDLFTGRVYSGSELLLDDLLSTYPVALLAPTDSVEAAA
- the treZ gene encoding malto-oligosyltrehalose trehalohydrolase, with product MTEFTVWAPEAARVRLRLPGAADHAMRQGPDGWWRVEVPGTGPGTDYAFLLDDDEQALPDPRSAWQPAGVHGASRLYDHAAFGWTDSAWTGRQLPGSVLYELHIGTFTPEGTFDAAIARLDHLVDLGVDMVELLPVNAFNGEYNWGYDGVCWFAPHEPYGGPDGLKRFVDAAHAKGLGVILDVVYNHFGPSGAYAPRFAPYLTEQSNTWGRTVNLDGPHSDGVRRYIADSVLGWLRDYHVDGLRLDAVHAMPDGRAVHWLEEVAAEVEALSTHLGRPLSLIAESDLNDPRLITPREAGGYGLHAQWNDDAHHALHTLLTGERQGYYGDFGSLECLTDVLTGGFFHAGTWSSFRGRSHGRPVDRQRTPGHRFVAYLQNHDQIGNRATGDRISATLSPGLLRVGATLLMTAPFTPMLFMGEEWAATTPWQFFTSHPEPELATAVATGRRREFAGHGWATDDVPDPQDPQTFLRSRLDWAELDKPEHRETYDLYRRLIELRRSRADLSDPRLDRVDVRHGDRFLVMRRGDTLVVANLADRAQRINLPGVVRRVLLATSEGVTVMRDGIELPPESAAIAAL